ATCATTGACTATGTTATAAATCTGGAAGCAACCAAAAAAACGGAACAAAAACTAACAAGCGAAATTAATAACCTTTCAGAGCAAAAAAGTAAAATTGGGTTAGAAATAAAAAAAGAAAAAGAAAACATACAACTAAAATTGCAAGAAAAAGACAAATTAAATGAGGAAACTTATAAAAAAATTGAAAAAATTAGTCAAAAAATTGTGGAAAAAAAAGTGAGTCTTGAAGAATTAAAGCAAAAAAATTCACAAATTCTTAGATTAGATGTGAAAAAAATCATTGATTTTTTGGCAAGTTTTTTTGATCCTATTTTGCATTATTCAATAAAAAGCGACTATGTTTTTCAAAACGAAATTAATCTTAGAGTTAACAACCAACTTGCTTTTAGCAAATTCTTCGAATTTTTTACAAAAAATTTAAAGAAAAAACTAAAGAAATATAATCTTGAATCGCCGTTTTCTATTATGGGTGAAAAAAAACGAATAATTATTGAAAAATATTTTATTCCAATAATTTAAATTATCCTTTAATTTATAGCATTTTTTTAAAAATGTGATACAATTAAACCGCTAATTTTGCTTTAAGGGAAATGAGATGGAACAAGCATTTAACAAAAACAAAAGGGCCGAGAAAATTACTTTTTTTGGTGCGCTTTTGATTGTGCTTGGCGCAAGTATTGGAGCTGGAATTTTTTTTAAATCAAAATCAGTTTTGGAAAATTCTGGTTATAATCTTGCGCTTGCTATCGGAAATTGAATCATTGCTTGTTTTTCAATCGTGGCAATGGCAATTGCACTTGTTGAAATTTCATCAACAACTAAAAAGTCAAATTTATCAATTATTATTTGAAATAAAGTCTTTAATTCAGAGTCTTTTTTTCAAATTTCTAAAAATTTTATAATTTATCTTTATCTTCCGTTTACCTATTTTGTATTACCAGTTTATTTTATGCAAATTTTGCAGGATTCAATTGCGGCATTTCGGCTTGAATCAACCAGCGAATGAAATATAAGTTCTGATTGAATAATTGTTCTTGCAGCCTCAATTTTAATTACAATTTATTTTTTTGTTATTGGTTTGAATACAAAAATTGCTGAATTTCATAACAAAATTTTTCTAATTGCAAAATTTTTACCAATTTTAGTAACAATAATTGTCGGTTTTGTGTTATTTTTTCAAGGTGGTTCAAATAAATTATCTAATAATATAACTTTTTTACCATTAGAAAAAATCAAAACTAAAGGAGCTTCAATTTCTTCTAGTTTGCCAGGTGTTGGAGTTTTGGTTTCAATGGCAGGGATTTTCTTTTCATATGAAGGGTTTTTTACTGCCGCAGGTTTGCAAACAGAAATGAAAAATCCAAAAAAAACTCCGATTGCAATTTTGGTTGGTATCGGAATTACAACTATAATTTACCTTTTTATTGCGATTGCAACTTCAATTGTTGGCGACGGATCGATTTCATCTTTTATTCAAATTGCAAAAAACGAACTAAATTGATCAGGCCTAACAATTAAATTAATTCTTGGGACAACTTTTTTACTAATCGGAATTAGTTTGCTAGGAATTATAAATATTTTTACTTTATGAGGCCCAAGAGCTTTAGAAGAATTAATTACAAGAAATGAGTTTTCTCTTTTAAAAAAGTGAAAAAATTTCACAAATTTAAACAAACCGATAGTTTCGACTATTTTTTTAAGTATATTTTCGATTATTTGTCTAGTTATTTTTACTTTAATTGGAGTTTTCGCCTTTGATGATCAAGGTTATGGAAATTATGGGCAAAAACTAAATAATTTATATTCCTTTGCCGATATTACGGGAAATTGGGCTGCCTTAATTAGTTTTTTACTGATTGCGGCAGCAATTTATGGGTGTATTCGCAACCGTAAAACTCAGAAAATTCCTGTTCAAAAGCAAAAATATTTTCTCTTTTTTGCTTATATTTCTGTAATTTTTATTAGTATAGTATTAATTTTTGCACTTTTTACACCAGTTATTGATTTAATTTTAATTTCTTTATATAAACCGCAAATTTATGATTTTGACCAAATCTTAAAAACCAGAATAACAAAGGTGGTTGTACTTTTATTATTTATTTTAGTTCCTAGTTTTCCGTTAATTTGTTGCTGAGCGCAAAAAAAATTAAGAATATTCCTAAAAAAATAAAAAATAGTTTACAATATAAGAAAGTTATGAAAATTAACTTAGAAAAATATATTCGAACTGTTGAAGATTTCCCTAAAAAAGGAATTAGTTTTAAGGATATCTCCCCATTACTTGCTGATGGAAAAGCATTGAATTATGCAATTGTTGAAATGGCCTCGCTGGCAAAAGATGTTGACATAATTGTAGGGCCTGATGCAAGAGGCTTTTTATTTGGAACGCCAACTGCCGCGTTTCTTTCAAAACCATTTGTAATGGTCAGAAAAGCTGGCAAATTACCTGGTGAAGTTGAGGAATTTGCTTATGAATTAGAATATGGTTCAGCAATTCTAGAAGTTCAAGTAGGAATGATAAAACCTGGGCAAAAAGTAGCGATTGTTGATGATGTGCTAGCAACTGGAGGAACTGTAAAAGCAATCACCAAAATGATCGAAAGAGCTGGAGCAACTGTTTCTAAAATCATTTTCTTAATTGAACTTGAAAAATTACAAGGTCGTAAAAATCTTCAAAATTACGATGTTACTTCTTTGATCAAAATAAGCTAAACTTTTTAAAAATTTCCTATTTCAAAAAGTTCTGACTATTTATTTTTTATTAGTCAGAACTTTTTTGTCTAAATAATATATTTATTATAATATAATAATATAACACTACTTGTAAATTTATTTTTTAAGTTCAAGTGAAGTTTTTTATCGTTTTTCTTGAATTTTATAATAAACTATGTAGAAATTATAAAAAGGAGATATATGGACAAATTGCGCTATGTAAAAGCAGGCCAAATTATGGCAAATGATGCAGAAATGATTCGTTTTCTTGATATTGAAGGTAATCTTTTGCATTCAACAGTTTTTGGGCTGCTTGATGAGAAAAAAGATATCCGATTAACAAGCCAAGAAATTAAAAAAGCCTATGAATTTATGGTATTATCTCGCCAACAAGATACATATATGACACAATTACAACGTCAAGGCAGAATGTTAACTTTTGCTCCTAATTTTGGTGAAGAAGCTCTTCAAGTTGCCTCTGGAATGGCGCTTACAAAAGATGATTGATTTGTTCCGGCTTTTCGTTCAAATGCAACAATGTTATATCTTGGCGTGCCAATGATTAGGCAAATGCAATATTGAAATGGTAGTGAAAAAGGAAATATAATTCCTGAAAATGTTAATGTTTTGCCAATTAATATTCCAATTGGCACTCAGTTTTCTCATGCTGCTGGAATTGCTTATGCAGCAAAACTAACAGGGAAAAAAATTGTGGCAATGAGTTTCATAGGAAATGGCGGGACTGCTGAAGGCGAATTCTATGAAGCGCTTAATGTTGCAAGCATTTGAAAATGACCTGTTGTTTTTTGTGTTAATAATAATCAATGAGCAATCTCAACTCCAAATAAATATGAAAATGGCGCACCAACAATTGCGGCAAAAGCAATGGCAGCAGGAATTCCTGGGCTTCGTGTTGATGGAAATGATCTTTTAGCATCTTATGAAGTAATCAAAGAAGCTGTAGATTATGCCCGTTCTGGAAATGGTCCTGTACTTGTTGAGTTTGTGACTTGACGGCAAGGCGTTCATACCTCTTCTGATAATCCAAGAATTTATCGTACTGAAGAAGAAGAAAAAGAAAATGAAAAATGGGAACCAATGCACCGAATTGAAAAATTCATGTTCGATCGCGGAATACTGAATCCTCAAGAAAAACAGCAAATTTGGGATAGGGCACTTTTAATTGTAAAAGAAACCTATGAAAAATCGCTTGTAGGACTTGAATCAACAATTGATGACATTTTTGATTATACCTATAGTGAATTACCACCTGAACTTGCAGAACAAAAAAAAGAAGCACTTGAGTTTTTTAAAGGAGTAAAATAATGGCAAATTCAGACAAAATTGCTCTTAACAACATTGGCGCAGTCACAAATGCTCTTGATTTAATGATGGAAAAAGATCCCCGTGTTGTTCTATGAGGGCAAGATGCTGGTTTTGAAGGCGGGGTTTTCCGCGCAACTGAAGGTTTACAAAAAAAATATGGAATTGAGCGTGTATGAGATTCGCCAATTGCTGAGGCCTCAATTTGTGGAGTTGCTATCGGGGCTGCGCTTGCTGGGCTTCGTCCGGTAATTGAAATGCAATTTCAAGGATTTTCTTTTCCAGCTTTTCAACAACTTTTTGTGCACGCGGCGCGTTATCGTAATCGCTCCCGTGGGCGTTTTAGTGTTCCAATGGTAATGCGAATGCCAATGGCAGGAGGGGTTCGCGCTCTTGAACATCATTCCGAAGCAATTGAGGCGCTTTATGCGCATATTCCTGGTCTAAAAGTGGTAATGCCCTCAACTCCTTATGATACAAAAGGACTTTTAATTTCTGCAATTAATGATCCAGATCCGGTTGTTTTTCTTGAACCAAAAAAAATCTATCGTGCTTTTAAACAAGAAGTGCCTGCCGGAATCTACGAAGTTCCGATAGGCAAAGCAAGCGTTATTAAAGAAGGTTCGGATTTGACGCTTGTTAGTTATGGGGCTCAAGTGCATGAGGCAATCGCCGCAATTAAACAACTTTCATCAACCCCAGGACTTGAGGAAGTTGATGTTGAACTAATTGATTTAAGAACAATTAAACCCCTTGATACAGAAACAATCATTGAATCTGTTAAAAAAACCGGAAGAATTTTAATAGTTCACGAAGCAGTTAAATCATTTTCAGTTTCAGCTGAAATAATTGCCCGCGTTAACGAAAAAGCATTTGAATATCTTGAAGCAGCGCCAACCCGTCTTACTGGATATGATATCACTGTGCCACTCGCAAAAGGAGAAAATTTCCATTCAATTACCAAAGAAAAAATAATTGATAAAATACGTAAAATTATGGAATCATAGTTTAAAAATTAGACAAAAAAACATTCAGAATCAAAGGTTTAGTTTCTGGATGTTTTTTTATTTTTAAAAAACTCTAATTTTTTAAATAAATTAGAGTTGCGGACCCTAAGCAGAGAAATGGGGCGGATGACGGGGCTCGAACCCGCGAATGTCGGGACCACAACCCGATGCGTTAACCACTTCGCCACATCCACCAAGTTAACAAAATATCTTAATTATAACATAAAAAGTTTTAATTAGTACTAAATTAAACTTATTTTTTGCGTTCCAAATTCAAATTATTGAAATTTTATCAAATAAATTTGCCAAATTTTTAATTTATTAATAAAAAAGTAAAATTTAGCAAATTTAGACTCAAAATTAGCACTTTTCCAATCGCTAAATTCTAATTTTGTTAAAAAAACCCGCCAAAAACTACATAAAATTTATTTATTTTAATTTTGTGATATAATAACCAAGCTTTATAGAATTTAATTTATTTGCTTATTTAATATAAATATCGAAACAGAAAATAATCTATTTTGTTATTTTAGCAGCCAAAATAGGTCGTTTTTGTTCTTTTCAGCAGCGGTAAAATTTAAAATCAAAACGAAAATACGAGCGAAAATAATGATAAAAAAAAGAAAAATTATATTATTAATTAGCACAATTTCGGCCATTTTAGCGACTTCCTTTGTCGGAATTATAATTTTGAGGGCAAAAAGTTCAAATTATGAAAAATTTTATAATTTTGAATATAAATATGATAAAAACGGGGATATTTTGCTAAATTTTAACCTTGATAAGAATTTTGCAAGCAAAATCGCAAAAGCTAAATTTTTAAACAAAAATTTAGACTCCGAATTTGTTTCCTTTCAGGTTGATAAATCCGGAAATCTGGCAATAAATCACCCTTTTAATCTCGATGATTCTTTTAAATTAGTTGCAATTGAAATTCAGAAAAGATCCATTTTCAAAACCAGCTATGATAAAGCCCCAATTTTTAAATCAGTTAGCTGGGATAGCCAGGCGGCAAAATTACAGTTTAACAAAAATCTTACCGCAAATCAGGAGGTTTTTCTTGTTCTAAAAAATGAGGACGGATTTCAAATTGAAAAAAAAGTGGCAATTGATACTTTAGGTCAAAGTTCAAAATTAACTTCCAAAACGCTAAATTTAGACCAAAAACTTGCTCTGCGCGGCATTTATTTTATTGATCAAAAAACTAAGGCAAACCAGCCAATTAATTTAAATGATCTTTTTGTTGAATTTGACAGCCAAAAAGCAGCAAAAAACCCTTTAGAAAATCAAGAAAAATCAGAAATTTTAACTCCCATCAAAGATACAACCATTATAAAAAATAGCGAAAAAGTCGAAAAAAAATTTTCAATAATTAAAGACGTTGAACTAAGCGAAAATGGGGTTAATATCCATTTTAATTTCATCGATCCGGAATTGATAAGTGCGAATTTGGTGCTAACAATTAATTCAGAAGATGGCCATACTAAATTAACATCAAAATATGGATATTTTGATTTTGATAGACAATTATATCATTTTAGTTTCGCGGAAATTCCTGGAAATAATAAATATTTTTTGTCAAATATTTATTATTATGATGCAAAAAATAAGCTAAATGAGATCAGATTTCAAAACAGCATTGAAAATTTTTCCTTTATAAAATATTTTGAGCCTGTTAAATTGAGCAAAATTCAATTGCTAAAAAGTGATTTTATCGACCAAGTTTTTGCAAATCTGGAATTAGAAGATGAAAATGAACTTTTAAAACAAGGCGATCAAATTAAAGTTTTTGCAGACAATGAGGGAAAAAACATCGAATCAATCGGGGAAATTGTGGAAAAAACGGGCAAAATTCTTCTAAATTTCCATTTTCATGTTTTACCGAATAAAAAAATTAATATTAAAAAGTTAGAGCCTTTGAAAATTAAGAAAAAATTATGGTTTAAAAATGCAAACGGCTCTGAATTTCACAAAAAGATCAAAAAACCCGAACAATTTTTTCTTGAGAACAAAATTGAATTTAAAAATCTTGAACAAACTAGTCTAAATTCATTAAAAATCGATCTAATTTCTGAAAATATTAGTCTTGAAAATGCCCAAATTAGTGTTAATTTTAATGAAAAAAGTGATATTTCTGGTAAAATTATAGCTACAAATTATCAAAAATTTAATCCGAAATTAATTTTTGATAATATAAATCTTGAAAAAAATAAAAAATATTTGATTAACAAAGTTAACTTGCGACAAAAAGGTCAAAATATTTCCATCAATTTTAGCGATAATTTCATTTTTGATACCACAGTTTTAACACTAAAAGAGCTTAAATTTAAGGAATTTTCGGAAAATAAATTAGTTGTTAGTGCAAAAATCCTCAACAACGATAGCAAAAATTTAACTTTAGTTCTAAAAAATAATAGTAAAACTTTTAAATCAACAGCAAGCAAAATTGAAAAAGAAAGTGTTGAATTTAGCTTTGAAAATGTAAATTCAAATCGAATTTTTACTTTTGATAAAATCGAAACCGATAAAAGATGAATCGCCAGTCAAAAATTCGAAATCGGCGTTGAACCAAAAGGGATAGAGGTTGGAAAAACTAACAACAATTTTACTAACTTAACGATCAATTCGGCAAATTTTAGCGCTGAACTAAAAAGTTTAGATAATGTTTTTAGTGAAAATCAAATAGTTAGTGCAATTTTAGCTGGCGATAATAATTTAGAAAAAACAAAATTTCAAGGCCGAATTAAAAAAGACAACGACAAATGGGTGTTAAATTTTAATTTTAATGGTCTAAAAAGTGATAAAAAATACAAAATTCAGCAACTATTTTTTAATCATAAACCCGAAAAAGCTTGAAAAAATTATAATTTAAACAATCAAGAAGGTGTTTTTTATGATTCATCAGTTAATAAAAAAGATCAATTTGAGTTTAGTACTATTAAAAATACCGTCGGATTAACTATTTTTGATGAAACTTCATCGCCGTTTGATAAAAAACGAACATTAAAAATTCAACTTACAGATGAGAATAAATTTAATAAAAAACAAGCCAAACTAATATTTCGTGAATCAGGAAATTCTGATAATAAAGAAATAGAATCAGATTTTTTTAGGGAAACCGAAAAAAAGGATTATAAAGCAGAGGTAAGTCTTGAAAAAACAAATACTTTTTATGAATTAGTAGCAATAAAAACTGCTGAAAATGAAAAAATAACTGTTGATAAATCTCAAAGCAGCAAAATTATTGCAAGCGATATTTTTAAAGAAACATTACCACTTTTTTCAAGTAATCACCCAAATTCTACCGAGGTAATAATTCCTTTTGACGACAAAATAGGAAAAATTAAGGAAAATGATAAAGCAAAAGTTACTTATAAAAATAGTAAAAATGAAACTTTTGAAAGCGAGGCAACAGTTGAAAATTCAAACCAAGAAAATAAAACAAGCAACGAAAATGACAAGAATTTGCAATATTTAAAAGCAAAGTTTCAAGATTTAAATGTAAATGAAAAGTATCAGATTGAAACTATCGAATTTGGCACAGAAACAAAAACAAACTATTACAATAACAAAGAAAATCAGGAAAAATTCAGCTTTGAAAATGATATTAATTTAGTGGATAACTTAAAAATGGACGAAAAAAATAAATTTATTAATCTGGAAGCTTCGGCCAATTTTGATTTAAGCAAAACCGCACTATTTTTTGATCTACAATTAAAAAGTCAAGACAATCAAGGTGTTTTTATCAAACTTTATAAAGCCAAAGCTGAAAAAATAAACCAAACTGAGACAAATACAAATGATCAAAAAGGTAAATTCCGCTTTAAATTCAGTTTTGATTTCTTAAAATCGGAAATTCAAAAAATCAAAACTGGAAATTATACACTACAATCATTTTCTTGAAAACAGAATCCCAAAAAGGAAACTTTGGAGATCAAAAATATAAATTCCACAATAAAATTAACAAGTTTTGATGATATAGGAAAAGAAATTGAGAAAAAATGGGTCGATTTTGCTAAACAAAACAGGTGGAAATTTCCAAGTGAAATTTCAGAGACAGAAATTCAAAATGCCCTGACAAAAACAGATTCAGCCCTTTTTTCTGATCTAAAAATCATAAATGGTAATGAAAAAAATTTGTCTAGTTATTTACAACCACGCTACGAACTTAATTATTTAGGTTGCACTTTTTCTGGATTTTTGAAAAAAGAAAATTTTAATTTTGTTAATTATAACATCCAAAAAAATCCAAAAGAAATTTGGGGCTTTGGCGATACAAAATATTCAACCTATCTTTCATATAAATATCGGCCAGAAGAGGTTTTTGGCCATGGAAATACCTACTGATATTTAGATAATGACCGAAGCGATAAAGGCAGTGAATTTAAAATGATCCCGCAGAATGTTTCGCAGTATCCTCATGGCTATTATGTTGAAGCTTTCCGTTTGCGCTTTTTTGACAACAGCGACTATACTCCCGTAAACAAAAATAATTGGTGAAAAGATTATATCAGTGTCTCATATGAGGATAACGAGGGGAAAACTCATAAATTGGAAAAGGACAGTATCGGCCAACCTTATCAAATTGTGGGAATAAATAGCCAACTCTCGCTAACAATTAACATCAAAAAGCGACTTAAAAAGATAATAATTAATTTTAACAACAAAATGGGTAATAAATATATTGCAATCGGACGAGTAAACTTTGTCGGATTTGCGAATAAAAATAAGGATTTTTAAATAATTATAGCAAAAATTATTGAATTATTTAGATTTTTTTGACTTTTCTAGATTTAAGAACCCCAAAATAACTATTCTGGAAAAAGGGAAAATTACATTAAAATATCATTGTTTTTTCTATATTTTACCAAGTTATAAATCGAAACTGTAGGAATAAAGAAGTCTAAAATATATAAAAATCAGTATTTTGGCTTTTTGATAAAAATAGCCAAATTTGCTAAATAACAAGGGCAAATATAGAAAAAATAAATTGCAAGAGTTGTTGCAAACAGAAGAAAAAAACTCACCAAAAAACCAATATTGTGAAGAATTTCCAATCTTGTAATTGCTTGCAATAATGTAATTGTAAAAACTATTAGAAAAAGGCTATGAAAAACAAGCTTTTTAACTAAAAATTTATAAAATAGTCAATTCATTTTATCTTTGCTTGCCAAATATGTGGTGCTATTTTTTTCAAAATCAGTATTTTTAATTTCTTTTTCAATTTTAAATATGTTTTTTCAAGCTTTTAAATACAAGAAAGGCAAGAAAAAAATATAACTTACGGGTGTTCAATTAGCTTGCTCTCTGTCTTTAATTTGCCTGTATATTTTAAGAGAATTAGCTCCTAATAAAAAAAACGGTATTAAAAGAAAAAATATCCCATTTCCTAATATAATCAAATAAATATAACTAAAATTATTCTTAATATTTTCATCTAATTTAGCCTCAAAAAAAGCAAAAGTAAAAGATACTAGAAAACCAAGGACTACAAAAATTCAGACTAAAGCAATCAAATCCTTGAAAAAATTAATGATTTTTCACTTTTGAATTAATTGTTTGGTAATTAAAAAGTCATTGATTGATTTCTTTTTTTCCAATTTTTTTGTTATTAAAATGATTGAAGTAATTAAAGGAATTAGCCCAAAACCAATTGAATATTGTTTGATATCTAACCCAGATTGTCTAAAAATTTCATCATCTCGTAGTTTTCAAGCAAAGCGAATGCGCAAAAATAAAGAAAGGAGAGTTAAAAAGCCAAAAGCTCCGAGCAAAAGCTCAATTATTTTTTTTGCAAGAAAAGGTAAATCAAGATTATTAAAAAAATTTGCCTCCCCCAGTTTCTTAAATGAAAGTGCAATGATTAAGATGATGGCAAGGCATATTGTTTTACAAATTGAAAACCAGAAAATAACTTGAAAAACTAAAGAATTGTAATCATTAAAAAAATTTTTTTTCAATGATTTGTAAAATTTTTTCATAAATCTAGACCTGTTATGTTTTTTAAAAAGAATAAAGTTTAATTTTTAACAATTTATTTAGTTTTTAATTGATAGAATCTGGATTATCATGTTTGTTTTCAAAAATGCTATGAATTACGTAGTTTTTTAATTTTTCAGTATTTGAAAATTCGCCTTTTTAATTCAGATTTTAGCAGCGATTTGCTTTTGCTAAATCGGAGTTAATAGATGTCAATAGCTGACTAACAAAGGGTTCTAAAAGTATTAACGAGTAACTTAAAACAGTAAACTTTTTGGATTTTATGACTGAAAATTTCATTTTAGTTTTAGCTTTTTTAAATAATCTGAAATTATTTGACTTTAA
The sequence above is a segment of the Mesomycoplasma flocculare ATCC 27399 genome. Coding sequences within it:
- a CDS encoding APC family permease, producing MEQAFNKNKRAEKITFFGALLIVLGASIGAGIFFKSKSVLENSGYNLALAIGNWIIACFSIVAMAIALVEISSTTKKSNLSIIIWNKVFNSESFFQISKNFIIYLYLPFTYFVLPVYFMQILQDSIAAFRLESTSEWNISSDWIIVLAASILITIYFFVIGLNTKIAEFHNKIFLIAKFLPILVTIIVGFVLFFQGGSNKLSNNITFLPLEKIKTKGASISSSLPGVGVLVSMAGIFFSYEGFFTAAGLQTEMKNPKKTPIAILVGIGITTIIYLFIAIATSIVGDGSISSFIQIAKNELNWSGLTIKLILGTTFLLIGISLLGIINIFTLWGPRALEELITRNEFSLLKKWKNFTNLNKPIVSTIFLSIFSIICLVIFTLIGVFAFDDQGYGNYGQKLNNLYSFADITGNWAALISFLLIAAAIYGCIRNRKTQKIPVQKQKYFLFFAYISVIFISIVLIFALFTPVIDLILISLYKPQIYDFDQILKTRITKVVVLLLFILVPSFPLICCWAQKKLRIFLKK
- a CDS encoding adenine phosphoribosyltransferase, yielding MKINLEKYIRTVEDFPKKGISFKDISPLLADGKALNYAIVEMASLAKDVDIIVGPDARGFLFGTPTAAFLSKPFVMVRKAGKLPGEVEEFAYELEYGSAILEVQVGMIKPGQKVAIVDDVLATGGTVKAITKMIERAGATVSKIIFLIELEKLQGRKNLQNYDVTSLIKIS
- a CDS encoding alpha-ketoacid dehydrogenase subunit beta, whose translation is MANSDKIALNNIGAVTNALDLMMEKDPRVVLWGQDAGFEGGVFRATEGLQKKYGIERVWDSPIAEASICGVAIGAALAGLRPVIEMQFQGFSFPAFQQLFVHAARYRNRSRGRFSVPMVMRMPMAGGVRALEHHSEAIEALYAHIPGLKVVMPSTPYDTKGLLISAINDPDPVVFLEPKKIYRAFKQEVPAGIYEVPIGKASVIKEGSDLTLVSYGAQVHEAIAAIKQLSSTPGLEEVDVELIDLRTIKPLDTETIIESVKKTGRILIVHEAVKSFSVSAEIIARVNEKAFEYLEAAPTRLTGYDITVPLAKGENFHSITKEKIIDKIRKIMES
- the pdhA gene encoding pyruvate dehydrogenase (acetyl-transferring) E1 component subunit alpha; the encoded protein is MDKLRYVKAGQIMANDAEMIRFLDIEGNLLHSTVFGLLDEKKDIRLTSQEIKKAYEFMVLSRQQDTYMTQLQRQGRMLTFAPNFGEEALQVASGMALTKDDWFVPAFRSNATMLYLGVPMIRQMQYWNGSEKGNIIPENVNVLPINIPIGTQFSHAAGIAYAAKLTGKKIVAMSFIGNGGTAEGEFYEALNVASIWKWPVVFCVNNNQWAISTPNKYENGAPTIAAKAMAAGIPGLRVDGNDLLASYEVIKEAVDYARSGNGPVLVEFVTWRQGVHTSSDNPRIYRTEEEEKENEKWEPMHRIEKFMFDRGILNPQEKQQIWDRALLIVKETYEKSLVGLESTIDDIFDYTYSELPPELAEQKKEALEFFKGVK